ACCTGAACTCTTCTTCCCTGAGCCAGAAAGAGCCTACGGTATAGACAAGCAGTACTACAGGATAGTTAAAGCACAGGCATTCATTTACGGAAGGGATGTATTTGAGAAGGCGTTTGGCATATCAAGCGGTGGAAATTCCCTGGAAGAATTGGATAATTTAGAAAGTACAGGTGTTAAGGAGTCGGGAATATGGAACTTCGTGAAAAACTTCCTCTCTTCAGAATGAGCACACTTTTAGCCATTCTTTTCCTCCTCCCTTTTTACACATTTTCTCTGAATAAAAAACCCGAAGAAGTTTTAAAGGGACTCTACCCTTCCGCGGAAATTGAAGTGGAGGACATTATCCTCACCGAAGAACAAGTAAAGGAAGTGGAAAAGCTCTCCGGAACGAAATTAAATACGCGCTTCGTAACCTTTTACATAGTTAAGAAAGATGGGAAGGTACTGGCTTACGGATACGTGGATATACACAGGGTCAGGACAAAACCCGAAGCTGTGCTTTATGTAATATCTCCCAAAGGAAAAATTGAATTAATTGAGGTCCTTGCCTTTCACGAACCCCTTGAGTACCTTCCTCCCAAAAACTGGCTGAAACTCTTCGAAGGAAAGGACATAAACGCACCACTAAGAGTAAAGAAGGACATCCCGAACGTCACGGGTGCAACGCTAACCGCCCGAGCAATAACAAAGAATGCCAAAAAGGTTCTCGCCCTCTGGCAAGTTCTATTCGGAGGAAAAGAATGAGGTTCTTAATAAGCGGTAGTATAAAGAAGAATAAACCCCTCCTTTACATAGTTTCTTTTTTACTTTTATTTGAACTCTTATTCTGGTTTTTCAACTGGTTTTATTACGACGCGGTTTTTGGACTATCTCCTGAAAAACTGAGGGAGTTCTTCTTCGGTCCCCCTGACTATCCAGAAAAGATAGAAATTTCCTCCTTGCTTCAAGAGGTTCATATATTTTTCTTCATTAACTTTTTTGCTTACTTTGTGCTATCATCACTCCTTAATCTGTTTCCCGTTAAATTCAAGAATTCAGTAATAATTCTCGGATTTTCCTTCTTAACCCTTGAAGTTCTATCAAACTTTCTTATTTATTTCACGGAAAACTTTATAACACTCAAGCTCATTTTATTTCTACTGTTTCAGGTAATTTTCTTTACCACTTTAATTTTTAGCGTTTACGGATTAATTTACGAGAAGGAAAAAACGGACTACGACTTTTTAAAGACTCTAATAGTTATATTCGCAATTTTCAGCATACTATTTACTTTTCTAAATTTTTTTCTCTTTAAGGAGAAGTTAGGTCTTTTCTATTCAGATATAAGGGATTACTACCTCGGAAATCCAGAAAAATTTGCAAGACCCAAAACCTTTGAAGGTTTAATTAAAGTCTTTCATCCTCACTTAATCAGCATTACAGCCTTTTACTTTGCCTTAGCCCATTTTTTGCTTTTTATACCTCTTAAATACAAAGCCCTTTTAATGGTTTTATTGATTTTAATTCCTTTAACTGAAACTTCCGCGGGATTTTTTA
The genomic region above belongs to Aquifex aeolicus VF5 and contains:
- a CDS encoding FMN-binding protein yields the protein MELREKLPLFRMSTLLAILFLLPFYTFSLNKKPEEVLKGLYPSAEIEVEDIILTEEQVKEVEKLSGTKLNTRFVTFYIVKKDGKVLAYGYVDIHRVRTKPEAVLYVISPKGKIELIEVLAFHEPLEYLPPKNWLKLFEGKDINAPLRVKKDIPNVTGATLTARAITKNAKKVLALWQVLFGGKE